The following DNA comes from Buttiauxella agrestis.
CGTATTCATGACATTCAGCCTGTAGACCCTTCACAGGCATTGCCCGCGCAATAATCTCCGCAACCCTCACGCCGGTGGGGGTAAGCCTCAGTAACATCTGCGTTTTTTGTTACATCTTGCCAGAGAAAGTGTGACAAACGACCTGCCTTACCGCCAATAAATCCAGTGATCTGAGTCACATATATTTGTAACTTTGCCCCATTCATTTGCTTAAATTTACGAAGCAGGTAGAATCCCGCCCGTTTTTAATGTGCGCAAACGTGAACGCAATCGATTACGCATGTGGCGATAATGTGAAATGAAACATATTTTTGTGAGCAGGGATTTCTATAATAGGCGCGTCAATAAGAAACCAGCTGAATGGTTGATGACCTTGGTGATCACTCACCTCCTGCCCTCACGGGATTCATGTAAAAACAGTGGCATAAAATATTATGAAAAAAATTATTTTGGCGGCTAGTACCGTCCTGGCGCTTTCAAGTTCTTTCACGGCTCAGGCCGACGATGCAAAAAATACTGAATACCTCTCTGATTGGTGGCACCAAAGTGTCAACGTGGTAGGCAGCTACCACACTCGTTTCGGACCAAAAATCACTAACGACGTCTACCTGGAATATGAAGCGTTTGCCAAAAAAGATTGGTTAGATTTTTATGGCTACATCGATATTCCAAAAACCTTCGAGTGGGGCAACGGCAACGATAAGGGTATCTGGGATGACGGTTCTCGTATGTTTATGGAGATCGAACCCCGCTTCTCTATCGACAAGCTGACCGGCACCAGCCTGGCATTTGGTCCATTTAAAGAATGGTACATCGCCAACAACTATATCTACGATATGGGTGCTCACGGCGACGATGCCAGCAAACAAAACACCTGGTACATGGGTCTGGGTACTGACATCGACACCGGTCTGCCGATGAGCCTGTCTCTGAACGTGTATGCAAAATACCAGTGGCAGAACTATGGCGCGTCCAACGAAAACGAGTGGGATGGCTACCGTTTCAAAGTGAAATACTTTGTGCCGATTACTTCCCTGTGGGGCGGTAATCTGAGCTACATCGGCTTCACCAACTTCGACTGGGGTTCTGATCTGGGCGATGACAACTTCATCGATAATAAGGGCAAACACGCCCGTACCAGCAACTCCATCGCTTCAAGCCATATCCTTGCGCTGAACTACGATCACTGGCATTACTCTGTGGTTGCTCGTTACTGGCACAACGGTGGTCAGTGGGCAGATAACGCCAGCCTGAACTTCGGTGATGGTGATTTCAACGTGCGTTCTACCGGTTGGGGTGGTTACTTCGTGGTTGGTTACAACTTCTAAATAGCTCGCCAAGTCAATTAAGCCAGTCAATCGACTGGCTTTTTTATGTCTGCAATTTACGCTGGCGAAAAAAAACCGCAGCACCAGGGCTGCGGTTTTACTATCAGTGAACGACCTAATGATTAAGGCAGAATCGACGGCTGATCCGCGCCTTCTTTCTCTACTTTCTGCTGCAGCATGTGCTCACGCTTCATGCCCAGTTTCAGCGCCAGTGCAGACGCGACATAGATAGAAGAAACCGTACCGATAGAAACACCGATGAGCATCGTCAGGGAGAAGCCTTTCAGCATTGCTCCACCGAAGAGATACAGCATCAGAATCACGACTAAAGTAGTACCAGAAGTAATCAACGTACGATGCAGCGTTTGCGTCAAAGAAACGTTGAAGATTTCATACGGCGTACCACGACGAATCTTACGGAAGTTCTCACGAATACGGTCCGATACCACGATACTGTCGTTCAGTGAGTAACCGATAACTGACATCAACGATGCGACGATTGTCAGGTCAATCTCAATGTGGAATAGCGACAGCACGCCCAGAGTAATCACCACGTCGTGCATCAACGCAATTACCACACCCGCAGCCAGACGCCACTCAAAGCGGAAGCCAACATAAACCAGAATCGAGATAAGCGCGGCTAACAACGCCAGTGCACCATTCTGAGCCAGATCCGCACCCACACTTGGGCCGACAAATTCGATACGTTTTACGCCAGCATTCTGGTTAGTCGCTTCGTTAATAACCTGAACAACCTTGCTGCCCAGCACTTGCCCACCGGTTTCCCCTTGGGCAGGTGGCATGCGCACCATGATGTCACGGCTGCTACCGAAGTTCTGAACCAGCGGCTCCGCAAAGCCCGCTTTCTGCAGTGCTTCGCGCATCTGGTCTAAATCTGCTGGTTTTTCCAGCGAGATTTCGATAACCGTACCGCCAGTGAAATCCAGACCCCAGTTAAAACCTTTCACACCGATAATGGCGATAGAAAGGATTAACAGGAACCCGGAGATACCGAAAGCCCAGAAATCCCAGCGCATAAAGTCATGGACTCTACGGCCGTAGTTTAATTGTTCAACAGTATATTCCTGTGCCACAACGCACTCCTCAGATAGACAGCTTGTTGATGCGTTTGCCGCCGTACAACAGGTTTACGATGGCACGGGTACCGACGATGGCGGTAAACATGGACGTCGCCACACCAAT
Coding sequences within:
- a CDS encoding nucleoside-specific channel-forming protein Tsx, producing the protein MKKIILAASTVLALSSSFTAQADDAKNTEYLSDWWHQSVNVVGSYHTRFGPKITNDVYLEYEAFAKKDWLDFYGYIDIPKTFEWGNGNDKGIWDDGSRMFMEIEPRFSIDKLTGTSLAFGPFKEWYIANNYIYDMGAHGDDASKQNTWYMGLGTDIDTGLPMSLSLNVYAKYQWQNYGASNENEWDGYRFKVKYFVPITSLWGGNLSYIGFTNFDWGSDLGDDNFIDNKGKHARTSNSIASSHILALNYDHWHYSVVARYWHNGGQWADNASLNFGDGDFNVRSTGWGGYFVVGYNF
- the secF gene encoding protein translocase subunit SecF, which codes for MAQEYTVEQLNYGRRVHDFMRWDFWAFGISGFLLILSIAIIGVKGFNWGLDFTGGTVIEISLEKPADLDQMREALQKAGFAEPLVQNFGSSRDIMVRMPPAQGETGGQVLGSKVVQVINEATNQNAGVKRIEFVGPSVGADLAQNGALALLAALISILVYVGFRFEWRLAAGVVIALMHDVVITLGVLSLFHIEIDLTIVASLMSVIGYSLNDSIVVSDRIRENFRKIRRGTPYEIFNVSLTQTLHRTLITSGTTLVVILMLYLFGGAMLKGFSLTMLIGVSIGTVSSIYVASALALKLGMKREHMLQQKVEKEGADQPSILP